A region of Periplaneta americana isolate PAMFEO1 chromosome 16, P.americana_PAMFEO1_priV1, whole genome shotgun sequence DNA encodes the following proteins:
- the LOC138716372 gene encoding endocuticle structural glycoprotein SgAbd-2-like — protein MLRMLSCVCLLAAVVPIIVQGQYQPYPGQPFPGQQYPGQQQYPGQQDYNQPLTATNYQTDGHQRSESVDGQGNVKGQYSYVDPNGKTITIKYTAGKDGFQVEGDHLPRAPVAPAAAPAQPQYQPQQYQPQQYQPQPQYEPHQYQPQAQYQPQQYQQQYQPQPQYQPQPQYQSPSQPSFQLQGFPQNRFGSSPSIAPGVSVSQNPNGGFTYSYSPSPTH, from the coding sequence CTGAGTTGCGTGTGTTTGTTGGCTGCAGTAGTCCCGATAATAGTCCAGGGTCAATATCAACCATACCCTGGTCAGCCATTTCCTGGACAACAATACCCAGGCCAGCAGCAATATCCTGGACAGCAGGATTACAATCAACCTCTGACTGCAACCAATTACCAAACAGATGGACATCAGCGCAGCGAGAGCGTAGACGGTCAAGGCAACGTGAAAGGCCAGTACAGCTACGTGGACCCCAACGGCAAGACAATCACCATCAAGTACACAGCGGGGAAGGATGGCTTCCAGGTTGAAGGCGACCACCTTCCACGGGCACCAGTCGCGCCTGCAGCTGCGCCAGCTCAACCACAGTATCAGCCTCAACAGTATCAACCGCAGCAATACCAACCACAGCCGCAGTATGAGCCCCATCAATACCAACCACAAGCACAGTATCAACCTCAACAATATCAGCAGCAATATCAACCACAGCCGCAGTATCAACCGCAGCCCCAATATCAGTCTCCATCTCAGCCTTCTTTCCAACTACAAGGTTTTCCTCAGAACAGGTTCGGTAGTTCACCCTCCATTGCTCCCGGTGTTTCAGTGAGTCAGAATCCTAATGGAGGCTTTACTTATTCTTACTCACCCAGTCCTACGCACTAG